The following proteins are co-located in the Enoplosus armatus isolate fEnoArm2 chromosome 8, fEnoArm2.hap1, whole genome shotgun sequence genome:
- the racgap1 gene encoding rac GTPase-activating protein 1, whose protein sequence is METAVLSLQSLYDKLRTQVDLLNENIEPNFIQMAQNFEDCRRKWLRSQHELGSCKETLTKTETERGSLEVKLKHARNQVDVEIRRRQKAEADCEKLDRQIQLIRDLLTSEGSTNSIKLSAEQRSALAFLNSNCQAAASLNTSRRLMTIDESASILSDISYDKTDDSLDWDSSNVRTVRLKKREKRRSSRNHVDGPPVASKRSRSTGRTSGRGNETLVTKTTVTVPADGGPVEAVSTIESVPYWTRSRRKTAAMEWDSESVKSEDVFKLPGNPGGEIKAQPSTPQSQGGVRLHEFVSKTVIKPESCVPCGKRIKFGKISLKCRDCRVVSHPECRDRCPLPCIPNLGATPVKIGEGVLADYVPDSSPMIPSLVVHCISEIEQRGLHEAGLYRLSGAERTVKELKEKFLRSKTVPVLSKVDDVNAITGLLKDFLRNLKEPLLTFRLNRPFMDAAEVSDDDNSIALMYQTISDLPQPNRDTLAFLVLHLQRVADSLDTKMNISNLARVFGPTIVGHAVPNPDPMTILQDTKRQPKVVERLLALPVGYWGQFVMAENEQPNLDHLIIENANCYATPERMSMLGPLTTPEHQLNKTPSSSSLSQRMKSTLTPRFGSKSKSAVGFSRQGKFFASPLLK, encoded by the exons ATGGAGACGGCTGTGCTGAGCCTCCAGAGCTTATATGATAAGCTGAGGACCCAAGTTGACCTTCTCAATGAGAACATTGAACCCA ACTTCATCCAGATGGCACAAAACTTTGAAGACTGCCGTCGCAAATGGCTGAGGAGTCAGCATGAACTGGGATCTTGCAAAGAGACGCTCACCAaaacagagacggagaggggaTCCttggaggtcaaactgaaacATGCCCGCAACCAAGTAGATGTAGAGATCCGGCGCAGACAAAAGGCTGAGGCTGATTGCGAGAAGTTG GACCGTCAAATTCAGTTGATCCGGGACCTCCTGACCAGTGAGGGATCCACGAACAGCATCAAGCTGAGTGCAGAGCAGCGCTCAGCTCTGGCCTTCCTGAACTCGAACTGCCAAGCAGCAGCCAGCCTGAATACCAGCCGAAG ACTGATGACTATAGATGAGTCCGCCTCCATCTTGTCGGATATCAGCTATGACAAAACAGATGACTCCCTT GATTGGGACTCCTCTAATGTGAGGACAGTGCGACTCAAGAAACGAGAAAAAAGG CGCTCCTCGAGAAATCATGTTGATGGTCCTCCAGTTGCCTCCAAACGGTCTCGATCAACAGGCAGAACCTCAGGCAGG GGTAATGAGACTCTTGTGACAAAGACCACAGTTACTGTCCCTGCGGATGGAGGACCTGTGGAGGCAGTTTCTACCATCGAGAGTGTTCCTTACTGGACTCGCAGCAGGAGAAAGACTG CTGCCATGGAATGGGACTCTGAATCTGTCAAGTCTGAAGATGTCTTCAAGCTGCCTGGCAACCCTGGGGGAGAGATAAAAGCACAGCCCAGCACTCCGCAGAGCCAGGGGGGTGTCCGTCTTCACGAGTTTGTCTCCAAAACT GTCATTAAGCCTGAATCATGCGTTCCATGTGGCAAGAGGATCAAGTTTGGCAAGATTTCACTGAAGTGTCGTGACTGCAGGGTGGTCTCACACCCCGAGTGTCGCGATCGCTGCCCTCTGCCATGCATCCCCAACCTGGGTGCTACACCGGTCAAAATCGGGGAG GGTGTGCTTGCCGACTACGTCCCCGACTCATCGCCCATGATTCCTTCACTCGTAGTCCACTGTATCAGTGAGATCGAGCAAAGAGGCCTGCATGAG GCTGGACTGTACCGTCTGTCCGGTGCTGAACGCACAgtgaaggagctgaaggagaagtTTCTCCGCAGCAAAACTGTCCCTGTGCTCAGCAAGGTGGATGATGTCAATGCCATCACTGGCCTCCTCAAGGACTTCCTGAGGAACCTCAAGGAACCTCTTCTCACCTTCCGCCTCAACCGTCCTTTCATGGAcgcagctg AGGTTTCAGACGACGACAACAGCATAGCTCTGATGTACCAAACCATCAGTGACCTGCCACAGCCCAACAGAGACACACTGGCTTTCTTAGTCCTTCACCTTCAGAG AGTTGCTGACAGTTTGGATACTAAGATGAACATCAGTAACTTGGCTCGAGTGTTTGGTCCAACCATTGTGGGTCATGCAGTTCCCAACCCTGACCCTATGACAATCCTGCAGGATACCAAGCGGCAGCCTAAG GTCGTGGAGCGTCTGTTGGCTCTGCCGGTGGGTTACTGGGGCCAGTTTGTGATGGCAGAAAACGAGCAGCCGAACTTGGATCACCTGATCATTGAGAATGCAAACTGCTATGCCACCCCTGAGAGAA TGAGCATGCTGGGACCTCTGACCACTCCAGAGCACCAGCTAAATAAAaccccctcctccagctccttgtcTCAGCGCATGAAGTCCACTCTGACACccag ATTTGGGAGCAAGAGCAAATCAGCAGTCGGATTTTCTCGCCAAGGAAAATTCTTTGCGTCTCCACTCCTCAAATAA
- the LOC139289521 gene encoding uncharacterized protein, with protein sequence MTDRQIPVLLADLQDVIMGSTLVKCAATDLGIQWAGWALAAAFRTEKFYDLAGSGTFILLAHLSRIWGGASHVRQKVQTGLVTAWGLRLGTFLFMRILKDGHDRRFNNVRDSPGTFFVYWTIQAMWVFMTLLPTLMLNTEKRDVPLGTRDYIGWTVWGLGFMTEAIADQQKWLFKRDPDNAGKFIQSGLWAYSRHPNYFGEILQWSGLWLSASSVMQGSQYLSVASPLFVWFLLRYVSGIPILEKQAMKKWGSDLSFQDYIKNTPLLWPWPKF encoded by the exons ATGACAGACCGTCAGATTCCCGTTCTGCTCGCCGACCTGCAGGACGTGATCATGGGGAGCACTCTGGTCAAATGTGCCGCCACCGACCTGGGCATCCAGTGGGCCGGCTGGGCCCTGGCCGCAGCCTTCAGGACCGAGAAGTTTTATGATTTGGCAG gaTCTGGCACATTTATACTGCTTGCCCACCTGAGTCGTATCTGGGGAGGAGCCAGTCACGTCCGTCAGAAGGTGCAGACTGGGTTGGTGACAGCATGGGGACTCAG GCTGGGAACATTCCTCTTCATGCGGATCTTGAAGGACGGTCATGATCGCAGGTTCAACAATGTCAGAGACAGCCCAGGGACTTTCTTTGTATATTGGACTATTCAAG CCATGTGGGTATTTATGACCCTCCTACCCACCCTCATGCTGAACACTGAGAAGCGAGATGTGCCTCTGGGAACGAGGGACTATATTGGCTGGACTGTATGGGGCCTTGGCTTCATGACTGAGGCGATTGCTGACCAGCAGAAATGGCTTTTCAAGCGTGACCCAGATAATGCT GGGAAGTTCATCCAGAGTGGACTGTGGGCCTACAGCAGACACCCAAACTATTTCGGAGAGATCCTGCAGTGGTCGGGTCTCTGGCTCTCGGCCTCATCAGTGATGCAGGGATCCCAGTACCTGAGTGTGGCGTCCCCTCTCTTCGTCTGGTTCCTGCTGCGTTACGTCAGCGGCATCCCCATCCTGGAGAAGCAGGCCATGAAGAAGTGGGGATCTGACCTATCCTTCCAGGACTACATCAAGaacactcctctcctctggccATGGCCTAAATTTTGA
- the bin2a gene encoding bridging integrator 2a → MAESTSPKGSSGDFAKKVQRQLSRGKEKVLQRLGKTVESRDDRFEHSLQQFNDQQTDGSRMYKDLRNYINAVRDMREASRRLSQSLFDAYETDWDGEEDLGAIVEGEDLLWNDYEVKLLDQAVRTMESYVSQFPDVREKIAKRGRKLVDYDSSLHHLEALQTAKKRDDVKINKAEEEMNAAKFVYEGINTELKEELPVLYESRIGCYVSVFSAVSNLRDIFHKEMSTLNLDLHNVIKELQAQHPDKVFAVKGIQRYGSLRRRTLMSPKAWKASFSEFHKSYSPKPGQRFSFRSPDKPRHSTSSRESSTLAVSPQPPLLESPTSESRDLDAGSSHSQDDPAAGTSGNELKSGEDSNQVEEEKDMKEEESEPKPPAESDTKGDGEKASPSESSSELNNSCDSESLELQLSAADCGPLHIEEGSLEDLDTPKPNGLKNGDVSGFNSDTKDLNIPHKDVAAEKQASVDSKTTEV, encoded by the exons aTGGCCGAGAGCACGAGTCCAAAAGGCAGCTCTGGTGACTTTGCTAAAAAAGTCCAAAGGCAGCTGAGCAGAGGCAAAGAAAAG GTCCTGCAAAGGCTGGGAAAGACGGTGGAGAGCAGAGACGACCGATTTGAACATTCTCTCCAACAGTTCAATGACCAGCAG actgATGGGAGCCGGATGTACAAGGACCTGAGGAACTACATTAATGCAGTTAGAG ACATGCGTGAAGCTTCAAGACGCCTTTCCCAGTCTCTGTTTGACGCTTATGAGACTGACtgggatggagaggaagattTAGGAGCCATTGTAGAG GGGGAGGACCTCCTGTGGAATGACTACGAGGTGAAGCTATTAGACCAGGCCGTACGCACCATGGAGTCCTATGTGAGCCAATTCCCGGATGTCAGG GAGAAAATAGCCAAGAGGGGAAGAAAACTGGTTGACTACGACTCTTCCCTCCACCACCTGGAGGCACTGCAGACTGCTAAGAAGAGGGATGATGTCAAGATAAACAAG GCGGAAGAAGAGATGAATGCTGCCAAATTTGTCTATGAAGGCATCAACACGGAGTTAAAAGAAGAGCTGCCTGTGCTCTATGAGAG CCGTATTGGATGCTACGTTTCAGTCTTCTCAGCGGTGTCAAATTTACGAGACATCTTCCATAAGGAAATGAGCACG CTCAACCTTGATCTGCACAATGTGATAAAGGAGCTGCAAGCTCAGCATCCAGACAAAGTGTTTGCTGTGAAGGGAATACAACG GTATGGCTCCCTGAGGAGACGAACTCTGATGTCCCCTAAGGCCTGGAAAGCCAGCTTTTCTGAGTTTCACAAGAGCTATAGTCCCAAACCTGGCCAGAGGTTTAGTTTCAGGTCCCCAGACAAACCTCGCCACAGCACTTCGTCCAGAGAGAGCAGCACCCTTGCAGTCTCCCCGCAACCACCTCTTCTGGAGAGCCCCACCTCCGAGTCCAGGGACCTGGATGCAGGATCGAGCCACAGTCAGGACGACCCTGCAGCCGGGACGTCTGGAAACGAGCTGAAGTCGGGAGAAGACAGCAATCaggtggaagaggagaaggacaTGAAGGAAGAGGAGTCCGAGCCTAAGCCTCCTGCAGAGTCTGATACTAAGGGAGACGGTGAGAAAGCTTCACCGAGTGAGAGCAGCTCTGAACTGAACAACTCCTGTGATTCAGAGAGCTTGGAGCTCCAGCTGTCTGCAGCAGACTGCGGCCCGCTGCACATTGAAGAAGGCAGCCTGGAAGACCTCGACACTCCTAAACCAAATGGACTGAAGAATGGTGACGTTTCTGGGTTTAACTCTGACACTAAGGACCTGAACATTCCTCACAAG GATGTCGCGGCAGAAAAACAGGCATCAGTGGACTCAAAAACCACAGAGGTTTAA
- the LOC139288757 gene encoding small cell adhesion glycoprotein-like, producing MNNSDMVPSTTLSTYTNTTVTEASDMGPLTSLPTQADTTMIQVVTTAAPTGPDSAVIAVVIALILLTVAGLGFLLYRYLCHNKGDYRTTGELAPGEDPDEEYSNQAVSEKKEYFI from the exons ATGAATA ATTCAGACATGGTGCCTTCGACAACACTCTCCACATATACGAACACAACTGTGACAGAGG caTCAGATATGGGGCCTTTAACATCTCTTCCCACACAAGCAGACACCACCATGATTCAGG TGGTGACAACAGCAGCCCCCACAGGTCCAGACTCTGCAGTTATTGCAG TGGTTATTGCTCTCATCCTGCTGACGGTAGCTGGTTTGGGCTTCCTGCTTTACCGGTATCTCTGCCACAACAAAGGAGACTACAGGACGACAGGGGAGCTGGCTCCAGGAGAGGACCCTGATGAGGAGTACAGTAACCAGGCTGTGAGCGAAAAGAAGGAATACTTCATATGA